From Slackia heliotrinireducens DSM 20476:
AACGAGCCAGCGCTTCTGCACCCACGATGAGTCCGGTGCCCTCGTTCACCTTCGGTTGCAGGTAGAACAGGAACTCGCCGTTTTGGAGGCCATGCTTTGCTTCCACCTGGAGCATTTTCGCTTCCTTTATGCCCTGGAAACGCTCTGCATCGTAGAATCCGCACCGCTTGGCATAGCTGCCCTTGATTTGGGCCATGGCCGCGGCTGCATGGTCGTACATCGCGATGGCGCTCGAGCAGAAACCCGTCGGTCGGCAGACTCCGAAGATATGTGCGAATCCATCCGGGCAATCGAATGCGTCGACCACCTGATCGACAATCTGGACCAAAGCGGCGTCCGAACCGATGGGAACCGGAAGCAGCAAGCAGAAATCGTCGTTGCCCACATAGCCGCCAACGCCCTGGAATCGCCGAGCCACCTCGTCCACCGTCGCTGCTGTTTTTTCGAGAAGGTCGTTGCCGCTTTGCCACCCGAAGATGTCGTTATACAGGCGGAAGAAGTTGATGTCGACGGCAATCGCCGCCACATCGTGATCGAAGATGGTCGAAATCCACTGCTCAGCCCCTCGGAAGAAGTCCTCCCCCTGGGGCAAGAGGATGGTTGCCCTATGGTCTTGGGTCCTGCCTTCGTCGTCGGAGCCGTCATCGTGAATGCGCCCCTGCTGGAGCATGCGTTCTTTCTCCTGTCGCATATCCCGAACTGCCGCATCGATCAGCTCGTTAAGGGACTCTCCGCATTCCTCGGCGAACCTGCTGCCGAAAGCCGCATCGATGCCGCGTTCTTGCATAAGTCGGATTGCGAAGTCGAGTTCCGCCCCGAACGCCGTGCGGTCATCGTCCGTATCCAACACCAGGAAATCCGTCGAATCGATACGAAACACCGCATCGTTGCCGAACACGCTTTGCAGGACGGATTCGGCATGAATGAGCGTTTGCTCCATGTGGACGCGATGGCCCGTATCGTCCATGCCGCACACCCCGCAGCACACAAACCCGACGCTTCCGCTCCTGTCCATCCTCTCAATCCGATGGCGCAGGCCCATCTTGTTGCCGGCACCGCTGACCTCATCGGTGTATCCCTGCTGATCAAGCTGCCGACGCATGTCGTTTCCGCAGATGAGCGATGCAATGACGAAACGGATGCCAGCCAGAACGAGGTCGTCTTCGAACAGGTTCAGGTTCTGAGGATCGGCTATGATCACGAATCCGAAGTTCGCCCCCATGAAATCCAAGGTGAAGCCGACCACGGATTGCACGCCCGCCTGCTTCAACACGTGGTAGACGGCGGGGTCTTCGTCGGCAATCGAATCCACATCGTCTGTCACGAACACGCCTTTGGTCTCCAGGAATTGCTGCCAGATGTCCAGACCATGCTTGCTGGCCTCGGCGTATGACGTAACGGCATTAACGCCTTCGTCGTGGTTCCAGTACAGGCCGTAGCGGTACCGGCCCGCATCGTCATCGCAGGACACGGCGATGCTCCGACAATGCAGGAATTCGCCCAGCTCTGAGAGAAAACCTTCTATCATTCTTTCATCTCGGGTGCGCGTCAAAGCCTTGGCGGCTTGCGAGATGAGCATTTCCAGGGCATTTCTCATAGATGGTCCTCCTGCGATCGGCACGCTGCCGCCCACATTGCCGCAGCGATTGTTTCGAACAATTCTGCTACTCGACACTACGGGCGCTGTAGGTCACGCGGTACGGCACGGCCCCCTGCGTGTAATAGGCTTGCAAAACCCGCTTCATCACGATGTCCACGTTTTCGACGGAGCATCCAGCGAGCAGAATCAGGTATTGGCTTCCGCTGAACCGGGTAACCGCATCCCCCCGTCGCAAGCTGGAAAGGATCGCCTGTTCCAAACGGTCCACCGCCTCGCCGGAACGCGCAAGGTCGGCGGCCTTGGTGTCAAGGGTGACCAGTACTATCGAAGACGGGGCTTCGTTCCTGTCTTTCAACCTGCGGTTCAACGCGTAGATATTCCGGAACACGCCGTATTCGCAGAGCATCGCGCGCTGGACCTCTTCGCAATGATCGAGCTCGAAGGCAATGCGGTCCAGATCGTTTTCAGGCTGGCTGATTCGACTGAGCATGGCTTCATACAGCTGCGTCATGGGCATGCTTGGTACGCCGCCCGTGTATTGCATGATGACGCCCGTCGCCTCAAGGTAGTATCGCTCGGCATCCAGAATCCTGTTCATTCCCGCATATGCCCGAAGCACGGCACAATGCAGGTCTTCGTCGGATGGATCCAGAGCAAGCGCGGCGCGGGCCAGGCTTTCTTCATCTTCGAATTCGCCGTTGCGATCGTATATGTCCGCCAGATTCTTGACGGCACCCAGAAACAGATTGTGATAGTACGACTGCCGAGGCAGCAGGTCGTATTCATCCGGAAATTCCTCCAAGAACCGACCGCGATAGCAGCTTACAGCCTGCATGAGCGACTCTCGGCGCTCCGTTTCTTCCGCTGCGTCACGTGAACGCGCAACAGCATCCTGCATAGTCTGGAAATCGGTAACCAAAGGAACGTCGGGGCTCCAATAGTAGATGCCCTTGCCGGAAACAATGAGGTCTTCGCCGGGCCAAAACCTGTCCAGCAATTTACGAAGGCGATATACGAGATTGGCAAGCGCATGGGCGGGGTCGTCCGTAGAACCCGGCCAGAGGATATCCATCAGGTGCTCGTTGCGTCCAGGCATGCTGTTGTTGTAAATCAAAGCGGAAAGCAGCCTCATGAGCTGCTTTGACCTGGCCGTAGACTGACTGAGCGTCACATCGCCTTTCGTAAGGCTGAATGGCCCGAAAAACGATGCACGAAACGTGTTCTCGTCTGCCACATCAACCATACAAACCCGCCTTTCGATGTGCCTGGCCCTGCAAAGAACACCAGGAGCCGAAGACCATGGATTGTATCACTCCGAACGCTTCGCGCGACGCTTGGACCTCGCTACGGTTGCCAAAGCCAATACGCAGAAGGAAACACCGGCGGCTGCGACCAACATGCCGAGCTCAAGCCCGTCGCCCGTCTGCGGAAGGTGCCCAGCCCATCCCGAGGAACCCTTGCCAGACTTCTGCGATGGCGTGTTGTTGCCGCCCTTCTTGCCCGGCTTGCCATCCCCTTCGTCAGGCGGATTCTGCTCTTCATCGGGCTGCACGGTATTGGTAAGGATGAACGTGTTGTTTTCGCGCGTCACCTTTGCAGTGTAGCCCTTGGGAACGTTCACCTCTTGCACGGACCATTCTTGGTCAGAAGCAAGCCCGCTCCAGGTATAGCACCAGTTCATGGATGCATCCAAGGTCACCATATCGTAGGCTTCGCCATTGCAGAGCAAAGCGACCTGGATGGAATTCGGACGCAGTCCCGCTTGGTTGTTGGAATCGATCCAATGCTTTTCCACGGAAACGTCCATGGAGTCTTCGCCCAGGACATGGACTTCGATTTTCGGATCGCAATCGTAGTCGAAAAGAAGCTCGCCCTCTTCGTTCATCATGGGTTCTTCGATCAGGAAGGGCATGACCTCGACGTCGTAGTGCTTTCCGTTAGAATCGCCATCCTTGTTCTGCTGGCAGACCAGGTAGACGCCATCTTCCAGATGGTCGAACACCACATCGCCGTTCGCATCGCTCTCGACGACGGCCAAGGGCTCAACCGGATGATCCCTCTTGACCCAGACTTCCAGGTCGGCTGCGGTTTCGGGGCTATGTGCGGCAACGTCGTCCACATTGTGGTGGGTAGCGGACTCCGGGAAGTCGCTCAGCAGATGGAGCTCCCCTTCGTACCACGAACCTGAAGCGACTTCGTACAGCTCAAGACGGATATGGGAGGGATGCACCACGTTGTCGCTGTCGTGCAGATGGATGTGGACCACGTCCTCGCCGTTGAGCGCCGCATCCTCTTGCGCATAAGCCGCCTGCGGCAGCAGAGCCGCCATACACGTCAGAAGCAACGCAGCCAACGCCAGTACCATCAGGCTACGCATCCTGGTCATGGTCGCAATCATCCGTCTCGCCTCCTTCCGTTGCTTCAAGTTCCTCGGACTGTTCCGAATCCGCCGTTTCTTCCAACACCTCTTCATTCGGAGGTTCCTCAGAAGCAGCGGCGGCTTCCTGCGGATTCTGCTCTTGCGAATCGTCCGTTTTCGCAGACGCCTCCAGGGCTTCCGGATCCGCCGCAGAATCGACTTCCGCCTTTGCGGCAGCGTCCTTCCGCCGGTCGCGCCATACTTTCGCGATCATCAGCAGGATGATGATCGCACCGACGCTCAGGATGGAGATCCACAGCGTCCAGTTGGGTCCGGCCAGGGAGCCGAGCCCCTTCTCCTGTACGGAGAAGTCCCAGTCGATGCGGTGCCCGCGCACCAGCAGTCGATGGTCGTTGATGCCGAAGGGCGTGCAGGTTACCAGCGTGACCAGGTCCTGGTCTTTCTGGATCATCAGCTCTTCGGTCTCGTGCGGCAGCACGACGACGATCTGGTCGACCTCGTACGCGAAGTGCTGGTTGAGCACATGCACGAAGAAGACCTGCCCGATCTCGAGCTTGTCCAAATCGGTGAACAACGCTCGGGATGCCATGCCTGTGTGGCCGGAAATGACCGCGTGGGTGCCGGGTCCTCCGACCGGGAGCGAGGTGTTTTCCACCAGACCCAGGCCTTTGCTCAGAACCTCCTCCGACGTTCCGTAGTACATCGACTGATACACATGGATGTCGGGGATTTCCAAATAGCCGATCATGGCACCGGGTTGAACCAGTTCGAAATCTTCGAATTCCGTACCTTCGAAGTCTTGCAGGTTGTTTCCCGAAAACGGATCGGCGGGAAAGCTCAGGGGCAGGTCCTGGTTGTATGCCTGGGCCAATGCGATCTGGCGATCCAGCTCGGATTGGTCCATGGCTTCCACGTCTGCCGTGTATTCGGACACCTCGCGGAAAGCGAAGTAGTCGTTCACGGCAGACGCAAGGACCGGGTAGCTGAACAGCAGGACTCCTGCCGTCACTATGAGAATGGCCACCAGGCCCCTGCCCCTGCTTTTCACGATAACCTACGTGTTAGCGGTTGCTCTTCGACGCGCGCCTGGACACCAGGTAGTACGCAGCGCCTGCCACGACCAGCAGCATGCCGCCGACCATGCAGTACAGAGCCGTCATCGCGCCGGTCTCGGGAAGAGAGATGCCCTTGGCATTCTCGACGTACACGTTGATGTTGATGGTGCTGCCGTCGCTCTCAACGGAACCGGTCTCGTTGCCGTCCCCGTCGACGACCTTCGTGCCGCCTTCGCCCTTGGCGTTGCCGGCACCGCCAGCGGTCAGAACAGCCACGCCGGTGTTGTCGCCGTTGGCATCCTTCTTGTCAGCGATGGTAACGGTCACGGGCTCGGAAAGCTTGGTGTACTCGTCAGGAGCCTGAGTCTCAGTGAGCGTATAGGTGCCCTCGTCCAGACCCTTCACAGTTGCCAGGCCCTCGCCGCCGACAGACACGATCTCGGTAACGGTGCCGTTGGGGTTAACGGTGTAGGTGTCGGTTGCCTTGTCGTAGTCGAACTTGACGACGTTGCCGTCTTTGTCCTTCAGCTCGAACTTGGCATCGGCCAGACCCGTGCTAGGAGCAACCTTGTCGACCTTATGGACGTTGAAGCCATAGGTGAAGGTCTTGGTCTCGTCGTTCAGGGTCTTGTGGCTTTCCTCTTCGTTGGTGTTGTTGGTGTACTCAAGCTTGACGGTGTTGGGGTTGCCTTCGGTGCTGTCGACCTTGGCCTTGTCGTTGAGCTTGGCGGAGTAGGTGGCCTTCACGGCTTCGCCCTGGTGGGCGGCGATGGCGGCAGGGGTGAATTCGATGGTCAGGACCTGGCCGTCAAGGGTTGCCGTGTAGTCGGTGTCCTTGGTGAAACCTTCGATTGCGATGTCGTCGTTGTAGGTCAGACCCTCGGAGAAGGTATCGGTCAGCTTGAACATGAGCTTCGTCGTGTCGACGTTCGCCTCGTAGGTCGGGATCTTGGTGTTGATCTGGTAGTCGACGTCGTCGCCGATGTTCACGTTGTTGGTGTCGACCAGCTTGCCGCCTTCGACGATCTTCTTCTCCAGCGTGGTGGTGTCGTCCTTAAGGGTGATTTCGGCAGCAGCGCCGGTCAGGTTCACCAGGATGGGTTTGGTGGCGATTTCCTTGGCTGCAGAGTCGTCGGTGCTGTCCTCGGTAGAGACGGTTTCGGCCACAACGTAGAAGCCCTCGGGCAGAGCTGCCGCGGCGGAGCTCACGGCAGTACCCTTGATGCCCTTGGCAACGGCATACTTCTCAAGAGCGGAAGCCAGGGCAGCGGCGTCGGTGGCGTTGGTGTTCGTCCAACGATCGTCACCTGCGACAACCTTGCCATCCTTCAGGATCTGGTTCTGGTCGTCCAGCGTGTAGCCGTTGGCGCCGTCCTTGAAGAAGCCTGCGAAATCATCAGACACGGTGTAGGCATACAGCGCCTTGCCGTCGTTGTCGGTACCCACCTGCTCGGCGGTCATGACTTGGAATGCCTTATAGGTGCTCCCATCCTTGGCATTCGTGATGGACATGTCCTGGGTCGTCGCGGCGAATGCCGTGGCGGCCAGGCACAGAGCCATGGTCAGCGCGACCACGACGCCTGCGATCATTTTCTTTGTCATCTGCATGTTCTCTCCTTTTGAAAACCAATTCATCTATCTCATCGAGGCAGGCTATCACCCATAGCCTGACGCTCGGCGTTTCCTAGATCCCTACAGTCAACCAACGTAGGCGTGACCGCGCTTGCGCGAGCTGCGGAAAGTGGCGTCGGCCATGAACAAATGGCGGAGCACCCTTTCCACTTTGGGCCATTTCTCCTCGGCCCGCTTGACCCTGAACAGGTACGCGTACCAGTTCAGATATGACTGCAGGTTCTTGACGTCCATGCCGACGTAGCCGTGCAGGTAGCGCCTGATCCAGGAGCACAGGTTGTTCACCATCGCCATCTTCTCGAGGTACTCCGGGTCCTTCGTGTCGGCCTTGTAGGGCCGGTCGACGCCCTTCACGGCCTTCACCAGCGACTTGTGGGACTTCTCCATGTCGTGGAAGATCTCGGAGCCCTCGGCGATGCTGGCCTGCAGCGCGTCCTTGATGCGCCTGGCCGAGGGCTTGCCGTGGCCGCAGCGCACGGCGACCACGTTCTTGTGGACGTCGATCGCGACCGCTATGCAGACCTTGTCCTTGCTCAGGCCCCTCTTCGGCCTCCAGCCCGGGCCTCCCTTCAGGTCGGAGTCCGTGACGTACATCTCGTCTATCCAGACCTTGTCCCGCAGGACGATGCGGTCCTGGTAGCCGTCTATCGTGCTCATGACCCGGTGGCGCCACTCCCAGGCCGTCTGGTGCGACATCCCGCAGAGCTCCGCCGCAGCGTCGAGCTGCACGTTGTAGCACATGAGGCGGATGAAGAGGACCCATGCGGACAGGGGCTTCTTCGAGGATTCGAATATCGTGCCGGCCAACGACGTGTACTTGCGACCGCAGTCGCGGCATTCCCAGAACCTGCGGCCGGCACCCGTGCGGCCTCGGCCGACGGTCTCGCCGGAACCGCATCTCGGGCACGGGGGCCGGGGCCTCCACTCGTCGGCAGCCTCGTCGTAATCTCCGACGCCGACGGACTCGCGGCACCTTCTCGTCTCGACGGCCTCTTGCAAGAGCGCGAAATCGCCCTCATCGAGGGCGTTGACCCGCTTCGCGAACGGGTTCGTACGGGTGGACATGGCGGTATCCCATCCGCCCAGGCGCCCATCCGATCGGGATCGTCGCCAAACAATGGACCGGATGGGCACCTGGGCTGATCATTGTTTGGCTCCGCCATTATAGCCTTTTGCACAGCACGGCGGCCGACTGCTCGGGAGTGCCTAGCATGCCTACGTTGGTTGACTGTAGGAATTCCTAGATCCCATCGCATCCCCCCTTCGGGCTGGAGCCGCGCGCTCGTCGACGGGTCGTTGCATACAGGCAAGCTCCGACGAGCATCGCGATGGCTCCCAGGGTTTGGAATACCAACCGATTCGAAAGGCCCGTTTCGGGCATGACGATGTAAGGATAGTTGCGGACCATCAAAACCTTGCCAGGCGCGGCCTGCGCCGTGCTGTCCGCATTGACGGCGTCCACCAGCGAAACCACGTTCTCCTGAGCGGATGTCAACTCGATGGCACCCTCCGAGGTCACGGTCACCACAATCGGCTCTTCAAGCTTGATGTAGCTGTCGGGAGCGTCGGTTTCCGTAATCGTGTACGTTCCGGGCTTCAGATTCGAGAATTTCACGATGCCCTGCGCATCGGGATGGATGCCGCTTTGAACCACTTCGGTGGCACCTTCAGGCGACGTGTAAGAAACATCGAAGGCAACCAGAGCGTTCAGATCAGAGGGGAACGGGCGGTCTGTTCCATCGACTTTATGCAGTTCCAAGCTCTGGACCTGCACGTTCACGAAGACCGGGGCACCGTCGCTGTTTGCGTCACCCACTGCAACCGGGTTGCCCGAAGCGTCCTTATAGGTAACGTTCGCCTCGAGGCCGTTTTCACCCTTGGCCACGTCGACCACAGCGGTGTACACGTTCGCGTCGTACGCCATGCCTCCGCAATCAGCCGCGTCGGTGAAGGATCCATCGACTTCCGAAATCGTATAGGTCCACGTGCCCGGCTCGTCAAAAGTCATGGGCGAGAACTGCACGAAACCTTGCGCGTCGTTCTTCACGGTTTCGACTTCTTCGCCGGCTTGGTCCTTCAGCACGAACTGGAAGTCGTCGCCCTTCAGCTGGCCGCCCTTGAGCGTCTTATGCGCCTGCAGATTTGCTGTGACCGGGTTGAATTCGTCGGTCATGGTGACGGTTTTGTCTGCAACCTGAACGCCGTCAACGGTTATGACGCCTTTGTCACTCACTTCGAACGCGATGTCTTCTGCCTTCTGGTAGCCGGCAGGCACGTCTTTTTCGCGAAGCGTGTACGTGCCGGGAAGAACCTTCAACCCGTAGGGCTCGTCGGTCGTGACGAAGGAATCCACCACTTCGCCGTTCTTGTCGACAATCTCCAGCGTGGCACCGGCAAGCGGCGTTTCCTGGGAGTCTGCCTTGCTTATCCATACAGGCTGTAGCGCAGGACCGGGATAGTCGCCATGGAACCGACGGACATGGCCCTGGCCGCTCAGCTTCGCGCTCTTGCAAATAATCGTACCGTTGTAGTTGCCGCCATTGATTTCGACGTAGGCATTAGGGGCTATGATATGCCCCTGCTCGGGAGTCTGGTCGCCTATGACGACCTTGGTGGCATTGGGGAAGTTGAGGATGATGGGCATATCCTCCCCATCCTCTGCGGTGCTGAGCTGCCTGCCATTGTATGAAATGACCTGCGGAGCGTACACGGTTCCGCTGTCGAGGATATTGATGACAGTGAACTTCTTGCTCGATCCCTTAACGTTCACTTTGACATGCTTGGCGCCTGTGTTTTCGAACGTGACGCTTGTGCCGGCATCGATCGGCACTT
This genomic window contains:
- a CDS encoding EAL domain-containing protein, with the protein product MRNALEMLISQAAKALTRTRDERMIEGFLSELGEFLHCRSIAVSCDDDAGRYRYGLYWNHDEGVNAVTSYAEASKHGLDIWQQFLETKGVFVTDDVDSIADEDPAVYHVLKQAGVQSVVGFTLDFMGANFGFVIIADPQNLNLFEDDLVLAGIRFVIASLICGNDMRRQLDQQGYTDEVSGAGNKMGLRHRIERMDRSGSVGFVCCGVCGMDDTGHRVHMEQTLIHAESVLQSVFGNDAVFRIDSTDFLVLDTDDDRTAFGAELDFAIRLMQERGIDAAFGSRFAEECGESLNELIDAAVRDMRQEKERMLQQGRIHDDGSDDEGRTQDHRATILLPQGEDFFRGAEQWISTIFDHDVAAIAVDINFFRLYNDIFGWQSGNDLLEKTAATVDEVARRFQGVGGYVGNDDFCLLLPVPIGSDAALVQIVDQVVDAFDCPDGFAHIFGVCRPTGFCSSAIAMYDHAAAAMAQIKGSYAKRCGFYDAERFQGIKEAKMLQVEAKHGLQNGEFLFYLQPKVNEGTGLIVGAEALARWNRNGRIVGPDVFIGEMEHSGLVYSLDRFIWEEVCKWQRNLIDRGIAPLPVSVNVSRVDFYFADVAQELIGLVEKYGIDPSLINVEITETALSENLDDLRDVIVRLREHGFFVFLDDFGSGSSSLSMLHALDIDGIKTDIHFLNQMGQDDRASSIVESVISMAHMIGLVVVAEGVERQVQRDTLLSMGDTYAQGNYFYEPMPAEAYERLLCDPTKLGVPLHAKKPLFRCKLHFRDMVYEGILNDTVLDSIVGAAAVYREEGDVISIVQMNKAFSDLTGIDADDRKAMEKFIRLYCQGDAAVLRKAFREADHSLEGRPVKARFHRSDGNTIKLEGRIFLLYTFEKRRLYLSTVNS
- a CDS encoding BTAD domain-containing putative transcriptional regulator; protein product: MVDVADENTFRASFFGPFSLTKGDVTLSQSTARSKQLMRLLSALIYNNSMPGRNEHLMDILWPGSTDDPAHALANLVYRLRKLLDRFWPGEDLIVSGKGIYYWSPDVPLVTDFQTMQDAVARSRDAAEETERRESLMQAVSCYRGRFLEEFPDEYDLLPRQSYYHNLFLGAVKNLADIYDRNGEFEDEESLARAALALDPSDEDLHCAVLRAYAGMNRILDAERYYLEATGVIMQYTGGVPSMPMTQLYEAMLSRISQPENDLDRIAFELDHCEEVQRAMLCEYGVFRNIYALNRRLKDRNEAPSSIVLVTLDTKAADLARSGEAVDRLEQAILSSLRRGDAVTRFSGSQYLILLAGCSVENVDIVMKRVLQAYYTQGAVPYRVTYSARSVE
- a CDS encoding Cna B-type domain-containing protein, with the translated sequence MIATMTRMRSLMVLALAALLLTCMAALLPQAAYAQEDAALNGEDVVHIHLHDSDNVVHPSHIRLELYEVASGSWYEGELHLLSDFPESATHHNVDDVAAHSPETAADLEVWVKRDHPVEPLAVVESDANGDVVFDHLEDGVYLVCQQNKDGDSNGKHYDVEVMPFLIEEPMMNEEGELLFDYDCDPKIEVHVLGEDSMDVSVEKHWIDSNNQAGLRPNSIQVALLCNGEAYDMVTLDASMNWCYTWSGLASDQEWSVQEVNVPKGYTAKVTRENNTFILTNTVQPDEEQNPPDEGDGKPGKKGGNNTPSQKSGKGSSGWAGHLPQTGDGLELGMLVAAAGVSFCVLALATVARSKRRAKRSE
- a CDS encoding class C sortase produces the protein MAILIVTAGVLLFSYPVLASAVNDYFAFREVSEYTADVEAMDQSELDRQIALAQAYNQDLPLSFPADPFSGNNLQDFEGTEFEDFELVQPGAMIGYLEIPDIHVYQSMYYGTSEEVLSKGLGLVENTSLPVGGPGTHAVISGHTGMASRALFTDLDKLEIGQVFFVHVLNQHFAYEVDQIVVVLPHETEELMIQKDQDLVTLVTCTPFGINDHRLLVRGHRIDWDFSVQEKGLGSLAGPNWTLWISILSVGAIIILLMIAKVWRDRRKDAAAKAEVDSAADPEALEASAKTDDSQEQNPQEAAAASEEPPNEEVLEETADSEQSEELEATEGGETDDCDHDQDA
- a CDS encoding isopeptide-forming domain-containing fimbrial protein — encoded protein: MQMTKKMIAGVVVALTMALCLAATAFAATTQDMSITNAKDGSTYKAFQVMTAEQVGTDNDGKALYAYTVSDDFAGFFKDGANGYTLDDQNQILKDGKVVAGDDRWTNTNATDAAALASALEKYAVAKGIKGTAVSSAAAALPEGFYVVAETVSTEDSTDDSAAKEIATKPILVNLTGAAAEITLKDDTTTLEKKIVEGGKLVDTNNVNIGDDVDYQINTKIPTYEANVDTTKLMFKLTDTFSEGLTYNDDIAIEGFTKDTDYTATLDGQVLTIEFTPAAIAAHQGEAVKATYSAKLNDKAKVDSTEGNPNTVKLEYTNNTNEEESHKTLNDETKTFTYGFNVHKVDKVAPSTGLADAKFELKDKDGNVVKFDYDKATDTYTVNPNGTVTEIVSVGGEGLATVKGLDEGTYTLTETQAPDEYTKLSEPVTVTIADKKDANGDNTGVAVLTAGGAGNAKGEGGTKVVDGDGNETGSVESDGSTININVYVENAKGISLPETGAMTALYCMVGGMLLVVAGAAYYLVSRRASKSNR
- a CDS encoding IS1595 family transposase; this encodes MSTRTNPFAKRVNALDEGDFALLQEAVETRRCRESVGVGDYDEAADEWRPRPPCPRCGSGETVGRGRTGAGRRFWECRDCGRKYTSLAGTIFESSKKPLSAWVLFIRLMCYNVQLDAAAELCGMSHQTAWEWRHRVMSTIDGYQDRIVLRDKVWIDEMYVTDSDLKGGPGWRPKRGLSKDKVCIAVAIDVHKNVVAVRCGHGKPSARRIKDALQASIAEGSEIFHDMEKSHKSLVKAVKGVDRPYKADTKDPEYLEKMAMVNNLCSWIRRYLHGYVGMDVKNLQSYLNWYAYLFRVKRAEEKWPKVERVLRHLFMADATFRSSRKRGHAYVG
- a CDS encoding SpaA isopeptide-forming pilin-related protein, whose product is MFRGRTYKLIACVCAFSLCLIGLEPAFQAYAYDEAEIVEGSTVEIESDEESVYALAEATDTLTVPSEDSVASESESELESEYEDSEEDAASEESEIVDDETAADDEGTTLESEEAVDEEAAVEEAAPEEEEAQAAIDETPVLRAAPAKAPARAPTSNARMPEEGYTLEYLANRGYSLVCFENATIDQHTMGGLLIGGDMTQTTSAPGIADSQYVAAPSYIEGYARPIDTGVFNARSRQNPVQPLYVSSRNTVSPDGKMLNGVGNSVSGEGYNYHGQVVVNDGYVDWAKMEKAATSLSRQLKDVSSVTLNEFQDWSEVPIDAGTSVTFENTGAKHVKVNVKGSSKKFTVINILDSGTVYAPQVISYNGRQLSTAEDGEDMPIILNFPNATKVVIGDQTPEQGHIIAPNAYVEINGGNYNGTIICKSAKLSGQGHVRRFHGDYPGPALQPVWISKADSQETPLAGATLEIVDKNGEVVDSFVTTDEPYGLKVLPGTYTLREKDVPAGYQKAEDIAFEVSDKGVITVDGVQVADKTVTMTDEFNPVTANLQAHKTLKGGQLKGDDFQFVLKDQAGEEVETVKNDAQGFVQFSPMTFDEPGTWTYTISEVDGSFTDAADCGGMAYDANVYTAVVDVAKGENGLEANVTYKDASGNPVAVGDANSDGAPVFVNVQVQSLELHKVDGTDRPFPSDLNALVAFDVSYTSPEGATEVVQSGIHPDAQGIVKFSNLKPGTYTITETDAPDSYIKLEEPIVVTVTSEGAIELTSAQENVVSLVDAVNADSTAQAAPGKVLMVRNYPYIVMPETGLSNRLVFQTLGAIAMLVGACLYATTRRRARGSSPKGGCDGI